A region from the Mycolicibacterium litorale genome encodes:
- a CDS encoding TVP38/TMEM64 family protein, giving the protein MKAVVRTLRIARATVAGVALQVPRRRLLAIAAAIVILVAVAWWVPLPDALALRDWATSVGPWFPLVFLATHIVVTTFPFPRTAFTLTAGLLFGPLLGITIAVAASTVSALLAVLAIRALGWQLSNLVSHPAVDRIDMRLRRRGWPSVIALRLIPAVPFAVLNYAAGASAVRLLPYSLATVIGLLPGTAAVVILGDALTGRVDPALVLISAATASVGVLVLLYENRVHRRRVNAVSSEGANSALSRR; this is encoded by the coding sequence GTGAAAGCCGTCGTCAGGACCTTGCGGATCGCGCGCGCCACCGTGGCCGGCGTGGCGCTGCAGGTGCCCCGCCGGCGCTTGCTCGCCATCGCCGCGGCGATTGTGATTCTCGTCGCAGTCGCGTGGTGGGTGCCGCTCCCCGACGCGCTGGCACTGCGGGACTGGGCCACGTCCGTCGGGCCGTGGTTTCCGCTGGTCTTCCTGGCCACCCACATCGTGGTGACGACGTTTCCGTTCCCGCGCACGGCGTTCACCCTGACCGCGGGCCTGCTGTTCGGGCCGCTGCTCGGCATCACGATCGCGGTCGCCGCGAGTACCGTCAGCGCGCTGCTGGCCGTGCTGGCGATCCGCGCGCTGGGCTGGCAGCTCAGCAACCTGGTCAGCCATCCCGCGGTCGACCGGATCGACATGCGGCTGCGCCGGCGCGGCTGGCCGTCGGTGATCGCGCTGCGACTGATCCCGGCGGTGCCGTTCGCGGTACTGAACTACGCGGCGGGCGCGTCGGCGGTGCGGCTGCTCCCCTATTCGCTGGCGACGGTGATCGGGCTGCTGCCGGGCACCGCGGCGGTGGTGATCCTGGGCGACGCGCTCACCGGCCGCGTCGACCCGGCGCTGGTGCTGATCTCCGCCGCCACCGCCAGCGTCGGCGTCCTGGTGCTGCTGTACGAGAACCGCGTGCACCGGCGCAGGGTCAACGCGGTGTCGTCCGAAGGTGCGAACTCCGCCCTCAGCCGGCGCTGA
- a CDS encoding WXG100 family type VII secretion target encodes MAIHGADAGELRTLADDLSRAARRLESVRTVVGQQIGMPLGWRGPDAERFSQQWRYEGSQHLSSAVAGLDDAAAALRRNALEQEVASGAVCVSGPAGSSDAFSAEDLFDTNEFLSTVVGYFETLSGWRLPGPIGHVMTGLGVLGSGGDVADLLGEDTGGRRIVGGLGVGSLVLGLADLAKLPTNPLGLALGVAGGFIEATIPLGNEDYDEVRDMGSHHMFGRDADDLTPAQRDMLSRRYEGPIGVAHMISDKMDTTAEKVKDFFDRLF; translated from the coding sequence ATGGCGATACACGGGGCGGACGCCGGGGAACTGCGCACCCTCGCCGATGATCTCAGCCGGGCCGCCCGCCGGCTCGAGTCGGTGCGCACAGTGGTGGGCCAGCAGATCGGGATGCCGCTGGGGTGGCGCGGACCGGACGCCGAGCGCTTCAGCCAGCAGTGGCGCTATGAGGGCTCGCAGCACCTCTCTTCCGCGGTGGCCGGACTCGACGACGCCGCCGCGGCGCTGCGCCGCAACGCGCTCGAGCAGGAAGTGGCCAGTGGGGCGGTCTGCGTGAGCGGGCCGGCGGGAAGTTCGGATGCGTTCTCGGCCGAGGATCTGTTCGACACCAACGAATTCCTGTCCACGGTGGTCGGATACTTCGAGACCCTCAGCGGCTGGAGGCTTCCCGGTCCGATCGGCCACGTCATGACGGGCCTCGGCGTGCTGGGTTCCGGTGGCGATGTGGCGGACCTGCTGGGAGAGGACACCGGCGGACGACGCATCGTGGGTGGGCTCGGGGTGGGCTCACTGGTCCTCGGTCTGGCCGACCTGGCGAAGCTGCCGACCAATCCCCTCGGGCTCGCCCTGGGCGTGGCGGGCGGCTTCATCGAAGCCACGATCCCGCTCGGCAACGAGGATTACGACGAGGTACGCGACATGGGGTCCCACCACATGTTCGGCCGCGACGCCGACGATCTGACGCCCGCTCAGCGCGACATGCTGAGCCGTCGCTACGAAGGACCGATCGGGGTCGCCCACATGATCTCGGACAAGATGGACACCACCGCGGAGAAGGTCAAAGACTTCTTCGACAGGCTCTTCTGA
- a CDS encoding SPFH domain-containing protein — translation MDGAVAGLVLLLVLVVFAVIVVAKSVALIPQAEAAVIERLGRYSRTVSGQLTLLIPFIDKIRARVDLRERVVSFPPQPVITEDNLTVAIDTVVYFQVTNPQAAVYQISNYIVGVEQLTTTTLRNLVGGMTLEQTLTSRDQINTALRGVLDEATNRWGLRVARVELRAIDPPPSIQDSMEKQMRADREKRAMILTAEGSREAAIKQAEGQKQAQILAAEGAKQAAILAAEAERQSRMLRAQGERAAAYLQAQGQAKAIEKTFAAIKAGRPTPELLAYQYLQTLPQMAQGEANKVWVVPSDFAGALQGFTKLLGAPGEDGVVRYTPSPDEGRPTVEDDTDEVADWFSTETDPAIAQAVAKAEAEARTPVDGPGLLSSPQPPGELSAPRQGNTDQ, via the coding sequence ATGGATGGAGCCGTCGCCGGCCTGGTCCTGCTGCTGGTGCTCGTCGTCTTCGCCGTGATCGTGGTGGCCAAGTCGGTCGCCCTGATCCCGCAGGCCGAAGCCGCCGTCATCGAACGGCTCGGCCGCTACAGCCGCACCGTCAGCGGTCAGCTCACGCTGCTGATCCCGTTCATCGACAAGATCCGCGCCCGCGTCGACCTGCGTGAGCGGGTGGTGTCGTTCCCGCCGCAGCCGGTGATCACCGAGGACAACCTGACCGTCGCGATCGACACCGTCGTCTACTTCCAGGTGACCAACCCGCAGGCCGCGGTCTACCAGATCAGCAATTACATCGTCGGCGTCGAGCAGCTCACCACCACCACCCTGCGCAACCTGGTCGGCGGTATGACGCTGGAGCAGACGCTGACCTCGCGCGACCAGATCAACACCGCGCTGCGCGGCGTGCTCGACGAAGCCACGAACCGGTGGGGTCTGCGGGTGGCCCGCGTCGAGCTGCGGGCCATCGACCCGCCGCCGTCGATCCAGGACTCGATGGAAAAGCAGATGCGCGCCGACCGCGAGAAGCGCGCCATGATCCTGACCGCCGAGGGCAGCCGGGAGGCGGCCATCAAACAGGCCGAAGGCCAGAAGCAGGCGCAGATCCTCGCCGCCGAGGGCGCCAAACAGGCCGCGATCCTGGCCGCGGAGGCCGAACGGCAGTCGCGGATGCTGCGGGCGCAGGGTGAGCGGGCCGCCGCCTACCTGCAGGCCCAGGGTCAGGCGAAGGCGATCGAGAAGACGTTCGCGGCGATCAAGGCGGGCCGCCCGACCCCCGAACTGCTGGCCTACCAGTACCTGCAGACGCTGCCGCAGATGGCGCAGGGAGAGGCCAACAAGGTGTGGGTGGTGCCCAGTGATTTCGCCGGGGCGCTGCAGGGCTTCACGAAACTGCTCGGCGCCCCCGGCGAGGACGGCGTCGTGCGGTACACTCCGTCGCCGGACGAGGGCCGCCCGACGGTCGAGGACGACACCGACGAGGTCGCCGACTGGTTCTCCACCGAGACCGACCCCGCCATCGCGCAGGCGGTCGCCAAGGCCGAGGCCGAGGCCCGCACACCGGTCGACGGGCCGGGTCTGCTGTCCAGCCCGCAACCGCCCGGTGAGCTCAGCGCACCGCGCCAAGGGAACACCGACCAGTGA
- a CDS encoding NfeD family protein — protein sequence MPVWLIWLILAIVLAGAEALTGDMFLLMLSGGALAATGTSWLFDWPIWADGVVFLLVSVLLLGVVRPVLRRRFYSGTGLPEPAKALEGKKAVVLDRVAQHAGQVKLDGEVWTARPLDDHDVYEPGDQVTVMRIDGATAVVWKNP from the coding sequence ATGCCCGTTTGGCTGATCTGGCTGATCCTCGCGATTGTGCTGGCAGGGGCAGAGGCGCTGACCGGCGACATGTTCCTGCTGATGCTGTCCGGCGGGGCGCTGGCGGCCACCGGGACCAGTTGGCTGTTCGACTGGCCGATCTGGGCCGACGGAGTGGTGTTCCTGCTGGTGTCGGTCCTGCTGCTGGGTGTGGTGCGGCCGGTGCTGCGCAGACGGTTCTACTCCGGCACCGGACTGCCCGAGCCGGCCAAGGCGCTGGAGGGCAAGAAAGCGGTGGTGCTCGACCGTGTCGCGCAGCACGCCGGGCAGGTCAAGCTCGACGGCGAGGTCTGGACGGCCCGCCCGCTGGACGACCACGATGTGTACGAACCGGGCGACCAGGTGACCGTCATGCGGATCGACGGCGCCACCGCGGTGGTCTGGAAGAACCCCTGA
- the prcA gene encoding proteasome subunit alpha, with amino-acid sequence MSFPYFISPEQAMRERSELARKGISRGRSVVALAYADGVLFVAENPSRSLQKVSELYDRVGFAAVGRFNEFNNLRSGGIRFADTQGYAYSRRDVTGRQLANVYAQTLGTIFTEQAKPYEVELCVAEVAHHGESKAPELYRITYDGSIADEPHFVVMGGTTEPIIAKLNESYTENAELADAVRIAVEALEAAGNGSEPRTLGPSTLEVAILDANRPRRAFRRITGSALEALLPQRPSASSADGEPEKPAE; translated from the coding sequence GTGAGCTTCCCGTATTTCATCTCGCCCGAACAGGCGATGCGCGAGCGTTCCGAGCTCGCACGCAAGGGCATCAGCCGCGGCCGCAGCGTGGTGGCACTGGCCTACGCCGACGGTGTGCTGTTCGTGGCGGAGAACCCGTCGCGCTCCCTGCAGAAGGTCAGTGAACTCTACGACCGCGTGGGATTCGCCGCCGTCGGGCGGTTCAACGAGTTCAACAACCTGCGCAGCGGTGGCATCCGGTTCGCCGACACCCAGGGCTACGCCTACTCGCGACGGGATGTGACCGGACGCCAGCTGGCCAACGTGTACGCGCAGACGCTCGGCACGATCTTCACCGAACAGGCCAAACCGTACGAGGTGGAGCTGTGCGTGGCCGAGGTGGCCCACCACGGTGAGTCGAAAGCGCCTGAGCTGTACCGGATCACCTACGACGGGTCGATCGCCGACGAACCGCACTTCGTCGTGATGGGTGGAACCACCGAGCCGATCATCGCCAAGCTCAACGAGTCATACACCGAGAACGCCGAACTGGCCGACGCGGTGCGCATCGCGGTCGAGGCGCTCGAGGCGGCCGGTAACGGATCCGAACCCCGCACTTTGGGCCCGTCGACGCTGGAGGTGGCGATCCTGGACGCGAACCGGCCCCGCCGGGCGTTCCGCCGGATCACCGGATCGGCGCTGGAAGCGCTTCTGCCGCAGCGTCCGTCGGCCTCATCCGCCGACGGGGAGCCGGAGAAGCCCGCCGAGTAG
- the prcB gene encoding proteasome subunit beta — translation MSWPPFEQLAFPELFRDPSRPTTRGVPSVSMDLSSFSDMLRRQAPHLLPFGGDVSLTPTDAVPHGTTIVALKFPGGVVMAGDRRATQGHMIASRDVQKVYITDDYTATGIAGTAAIAVEFARLYAVELEHYEKLEGVALTFAGKVNRLATMVRGNLGAALQGFVALPLLAGFDLDDPDPQSAGRIVSFDAAGGHNLEEEGFQSVGSGSIFAKSSMKKLYSQVTDADSALRVAIEALYDAADDDSATGGPDLVRGIFPTAVLITADGAEEVSQERIAGLARDIIQNRSRADTFGPDAHAPRGTDS, via the coding sequence GTGAGCTGGCCGCCCTTCGAGCAGCTGGCCTTCCCTGAACTCTTCCGCGATCCGTCCCGCCCTACGACCCGAGGGGTCCCTTCGGTTTCCATGGATCTGTCGTCCTTTTCCGACATGCTGCGCCGGCAGGCGCCCCATCTGTTGCCGTTCGGCGGCGACGTGTCCCTGACTCCCACCGATGCGGTGCCGCACGGCACCACGATCGTGGCGCTCAAGTTCCCCGGCGGTGTGGTGATGGCCGGTGACCGGCGCGCCACCCAGGGCCACATGATCGCCAGCCGCGACGTGCAGAAGGTGTACATCACCGACGACTACACGGCCACCGGCATCGCCGGGACCGCGGCCATCGCGGTGGAGTTCGCGCGGCTGTACGCCGTCGAACTCGAACACTACGAGAAGCTCGAAGGCGTCGCGCTGACGTTCGCGGGCAAGGTGAACCGGCTCGCCACGATGGTGCGGGGCAATCTCGGTGCGGCACTGCAGGGTTTCGTGGCGCTGCCGCTGCTCGCCGGGTTCGACCTGGACGACCCGGATCCGCAGTCCGCGGGCCGCATCGTGTCGTTCGACGCCGCGGGTGGGCACAACCTGGAGGAAGAGGGCTTCCAGTCGGTGGGCTCCGGCTCGATCTTCGCCAAGTCCTCGATGAAGAAGCTCTACTCCCAGGTGACCGACGCCGATTCGGCGCTGCGGGTGGCCATCGAGGCGCTCTATGACGCCGCCGACGACGACTCCGCCACCGGTGGACCGGATCTGGTGCGTGGCATCTTCCCGACGGCCGTGCTCATCACCGCCGACGGCGCCGAAGAGGTCAGCCAGGAGCGGATCGCCGGGCTGGCCCGCGACATCATCCAGAACCGTTCCCGCGCCGACACTTTCGGCCCTGACGCGCATGCGCCGCGAGGTACAGATTCGTGA
- a CDS encoding ubiquitin-like protein Pup: protein MAQEQTKRGGGGGEDDDLTGGTGAGQERREKLTEETDDLLDEIDDVLEENAEDFVRAYVQKGGQ from the coding sequence ATGGCGCAGGAGCAGACCAAGCGTGGCGGTGGCGGCGGCGAGGACGACGACCTCACCGGCGGCACGGGCGCCGGGCAGGAGCGTCGCGAGAAGCTCACCGAGGAGACCGACGACCTGCTGGACGAGATCGACGACGTCCTCGAGGAGAACGCCGAGGATTTCGTGCGCGCGTACGTCCAAAAGGGCGGACAGTGA
- the dop gene encoding pup deamidase/depupylase produces the protein MQRIIGTEVEYGISSPSDPTANPILTSTQAVLAYAAAAGIQRAKRTRWDYEVESPLRDARGFDLSRSAGPPPVVDADEVGAANMILTNGARLYVDHAHPEYSAPECTDPLDAVIWDKAGERVMEAAARHVASVPGAAKLQLYKNNVDGKGASYGSHENYLMSRQTPFSAVIAGLTPFLVSRQVVTGSGRVGIGPSGDEPGFQLSQRADYIEVEVGLETTLKRGIINTRDEPHADADKYRRLHVIIGDANLAETSTYLKLGATSLVLDLVEEGVDLSDLALARPVHAVHVISRDPSLRATVALADGRELTGLALQRIYLDRVAKLVDSRDPDPRASHVVETWANVLDLLERDPMECADLLDWPAKLRLLEGFRHRENLGWNAPRLHLVDLQYSDVRLDKGLYNRLVARGSMQRLVTEQQVLDAVDNPPTDTRAYFRGECLRRFGADIAAASWDSVIFDLGGDSLVRIPTLEPLRGSKAHVGALLDSVDSAVQLVEQLTAT, from the coding sequence ATGCAGCGGATCATCGGAACCGAGGTCGAATACGGAATCTCCTCACCGTCCGACCCGACCGCCAACCCGATCCTCACCTCGACGCAGGCGGTCCTCGCCTACGCCGCGGCGGCCGGTATCCAGCGGGCCAAGCGCACCCGGTGGGACTACGAGGTGGAGTCGCCGCTGCGCGACGCCCGCGGGTTCGATCTGAGCCGTTCGGCGGGTCCGCCGCCGGTGGTCGACGCCGACGAGGTCGGTGCGGCCAACATGATCCTCACCAACGGCGCCCGGCTCTACGTCGACCACGCCCACCCCGAGTACTCGGCGCCCGAGTGCACCGATCCGCTCGACGCGGTGATCTGGGACAAGGCCGGGGAGCGGGTGATGGAGGCCGCGGCGCGGCATGTCGCCAGTGTGCCGGGAGCGGCCAAACTGCAGCTCTACAAGAACAACGTCGACGGCAAGGGCGCCTCGTACGGTTCGCACGAGAACTACCTGATGAGCCGGCAGACCCCGTTCTCGGCCGTCATCGCCGGGCTCACGCCGTTCCTGGTGTCGCGCCAGGTGGTCACCGGCTCGGGCCGGGTGGGTATCGGCCCCTCGGGCGACGAACCCGGTTTCCAGCTGTCGCAGCGCGCCGACTACATCGAGGTCGAGGTCGGCCTGGAGACCACGCTCAAGCGCGGCATCATCAACACCCGCGACGAACCGCACGCCGACGCCGACAAGTACCGCCGGCTGCACGTGATCATCGGCGACGCCAACCTGGCCGAGACGTCGACCTACCTCAAACTGGGCGCCACCTCACTGGTCCTCGACCTGGTCGAGGAGGGGGTGGACCTGTCCGACCTGGCGCTGGCCCGGCCGGTGCACGCGGTGCACGTGATCAGCCGGGACCCGTCGCTGCGCGCGACGGTGGCGCTGGCCGACGGCCGGGAGCTGACCGGACTCGCGCTGCAGCGGATCTACCTCGACCGGGTCGCCAAGCTGGTCGATTCGCGCGATCCCGATCCGCGCGCCTCCCATGTCGTCGAGACCTGGGCCAACGTGCTCGACCTGCTCGAACGCGATCCGATGGAATGTGCCGACCTGCTGGACTGGCCCGCCAAACTGCGGCTGCTCGAGGGTTTCCGCCACCGGGAGAACCTCGGCTGGAATGCGCCCCGCCTGCACCTGGTCGACCTGCAGTACTCGGACGTGCGGCTGGACAAGGGGCTCTACAACAGGCTCGTCGCCCGGGGATCGATGCAGCGGCTGGTCACCGAACAGCAGGTGCTCGACGCCGTCGACAACCCGCCGACCGACACCCGCGCCTACTTCCGCGGTGAGTGCCTGCGCCGGTTCGGCGCCGACATCGCCGCGGCGAGTTGGGACTCGGTGATCTTCGACCTGGGTGGCGACTCACTGGTGCGGATACCGACACTCGAACCGCTGCGCGGCAGCAAGGCCCACGTCGGGGCGCTTCTCGACTCGGTGGACAGCGCGGTGCAGCTCGTCGAACAGCTCACCGCCACGTAG
- the arc gene encoding proteasome ATPase, whose amino-acid sequence MSESQRHEAREDGFTTPHESGLSSEDAAELEELRREAAALREQLENAVGPQSGLRSARDVHQLEARIDSLAARNAKLMDTLKEARQQLLALREEVDRLGQPPSGYGVLLAAHEDDTVDVFTSGRKMRLTCSPNIDVKALKQGQTVRLNEALTVVEAGTFEAVGEISTLREILSDGHRALVVGHADEERIVWLAEPLVSVEHLPDSEVAGPELDDDRPRRLRPGDSLLVDTKAGYAFERIPKAEVEDLVLEEVPDVSYSDIGGLGRQIEQIRDAVELPFLHKELYREYSLRPPKGVLLYGPPGCGKTLIAKAVANSLAKKMAEVRGDDAREAKSYFLNIKGPELLNKFVGETERHIRLIFQRAREKASEGTPVIVFFDEMDSIFRTRGTGVSSDVETTVVPQLLSEIDGVEGLENVIVIGASNREDMIDPAILRPGRLDVKIKIERPDAEAAQDIFSKYLTEELPVHADDLAEFGGDRAACIKGMIEKVVERMYAEIDDNRFLEVTYANGDKEVMYFKDFNSGAMIQNVVDRAKKYAIKSVLDTGQKGLRIQHLLDSIVDEFAENEDLPNTTNPDDWARISGKKGERIVYIRTLVTGKSSSANRAIDTESNLGQYL is encoded by the coding sequence ATGAGTGAGTCACAGCGTCACGAAGCCAGAGAAGACGGTTTCACGACACCCCATGAGTCCGGCCTGTCCAGTGAGGACGCCGCGGAGCTGGAGGAGTTGCGGCGTGAGGCCGCGGCTCTGCGAGAGCAGCTCGAGAACGCGGTAGGCCCGCAGAGCGGTCTGCGCAGCGCCCGCGACGTCCACCAACTCGAAGCGCGGATCGATTCGCTCGCCGCGCGCAACGCGAAGTTGATGGACACCCTCAAAGAGGCGCGCCAGCAACTACTCGCGCTGCGCGAGGAGGTCGACCGGCTGGGGCAGCCGCCGAGCGGTTACGGCGTGCTGCTGGCCGCCCACGAGGACGACACGGTCGACGTGTTCACCTCGGGGCGCAAGATGCGGCTGACCTGCTCGCCGAACATCGACGTCAAGGCGCTCAAACAGGGTCAGACCGTCCGCCTCAACGAGGCGCTGACCGTGGTCGAGGCCGGCACCTTCGAGGCCGTCGGTGAGATCAGTACCCTGCGCGAGATCCTCTCCGACGGACACCGCGCGCTGGTGGTGGGCCACGCCGACGAGGAGCGCATCGTCTGGCTGGCCGAGCCGCTGGTGTCGGTCGAGCACCTGCCCGACAGCGAGGTGGCCGGGCCCGAACTCGACGACGACCGGCCGCGCCGGCTGCGCCCGGGCGACTCGCTGCTGGTCGACACCAAAGCCGGATACGCGTTCGAGCGGATCCCCAAGGCCGAGGTCGAGGACCTGGTGCTCGAAGAGGTGCCCGACGTCAGCTACAGCGACATCGGTGGTCTCGGCCGTCAGATCGAGCAGATCCGCGACGCCGTCGAGTTGCCGTTCCTGCACAAGGAGCTCTACCGCGAGTACTCGCTGCGGCCGCCCAAGGGCGTGCTGCTCTACGGCCCGCCCGGCTGCGGTAAGACGTTGATCGCCAAGGCGGTCGCGAACTCGCTGGCCAAGAAGATGGCCGAGGTGCGCGGCGACGACGCCCGCGAGGCGAAGTCGTACTTCCTCAACATCAAGGGCCCCGAGCTGCTGAACAAGTTCGTCGGCGAGACCGAACGGCACATCCGGCTGATCTTCCAGCGGGCACGTGAGAAGGCGTCCGAGGGCACCCCGGTCATCGTGTTCTTCGACGAGATGGACTCGATCTTCCGCACCCGCGGCACCGGCGTGAGCTCGGACGTGGAGACGACGGTCGTGCCCCAGTTGCTCTCGGAGATCGACGGTGTCGAGGGTCTGGAGAACGTCATCGTGATCGGCGCCTCCAACCGCGAGGACATGATCGACCCGGCGATCCTGCGGCCGGGCCGCCTGGACGTCAAGATCAAGATCGAGCGGCCGGATGCCGAAGCGGCACAGGACATCTTCAGCAAGTACCTCACCGAGGAACTGCCGGTGCACGCCGACGACCTCGCCGAGTTCGGCGGCGATCGGGCGGCCTGCATCAAGGGGATGATCGAGAAGGTCGTCGAACGGATGTACGCCGAGATCGACGACAACCGCTTCCTCGAGGTGACCTACGCCAACGGCGACAAAGAGGTCATGTACTTCAAGGACTTCAACTCGGGCGCGATGATCCAGAACGTCGTGGACCGGGCCAAGAAGTACGCGATCAAGTCGGTGCTCGACACCGGGCAGAAGGGTCTGCGCATCCAGCACCTGCTCGATTCGATCGTCGACGAGTTCGCGGAGAACGAGGATCTGCCCAACACCACCAACCCGGATGACTGGGCGCGGATCTCGGGCAAGAAGGGTGAGCGGATCGTCTACATCCGCACGCTGGTCACCGGCAAGAGCAGCAGCGCGAACCGGGCGATCGACACCGAGTCGAATCTCGGCCAGTACCTGTAG
- a CDS encoding DUF503 domain-containing protein — MWIGWLEFDLLLGDVRSLKQKRSAIRPLIAELQRRFTVSAAETGAHDLHRRAGVGLAVVAADRAHVVDVLDAAERLVAARPEMELLSVRRVLRRSDDE; from the coding sequence ATGTGGATCGGCTGGCTGGAGTTCGACCTGCTCCTGGGCGATGTGCGCTCGCTCAAACAGAAGCGATCGGCGATCCGGCCGTTGATCGCCGAACTGCAGCGCCGGTTCACGGTCTCGGCGGCGGAGACCGGCGCGCACGACCTGCACCGGCGGGCCGGCGTCGGGCTGGCCGTGGTGGCCGCGGACCGGGCCCATGTGGTCGACGTGCTCGACGCCGCCGAACGACTGGTCGCGGCCCGCCCCGAGATGGAGTTGCTCTCGGTGCGCCGGGTCCTGCGGCGCAGCGACGACGAGTAG